From Candoia aspera isolate rCanAsp1 chromosome 4, rCanAsp1.hap2, whole genome shotgun sequence, a single genomic window includes:
- the PSMA2 gene encoding proteasome subunit alpha type-2: MAERGYSFSLTTFSPSGKLVQIEYALAAVAAGAPSVGIKAANGVVLATEKKQKSILYDERSVHKVEPITKHIGLVYSGMGPDYRVLVHRARKLAQQYYLVYHEPIPTAQLVQRIASVMQEYTQSGGVRPFGVSLLICGWNEGRPYLFQSDPSGAYFAWKATAMGKNYVNGKTFLEKRYNEDLELEDAIHTAILTLKESFEGQMTEDNIEVGICNEAGFRRLTPTEVKDYLAAIA; encoded by the exons CCCTTCTGGAAAGCTTGTTCAAATTGAATATGCTTTGGCAGCTGTTGCAGCAGGAGCCCCATCAGTTGGAATTAAAG CTGCAAATGGTGTGGTACTAGCAacagagaaaaagcagaaatCTATACTGTATGATGAACGGAGTGTACACAAAGTGGAACCTATTACCAAACACATAGGCTTGGTATATAGTGGCATGGGCCCTGATTACAG AGTACTCGTTCATAGAGCACGTAAATTGGCTCAGCAGTACTACTTGGTTTATCATGAGCCTATTCCAACAGCTCAGCTAGTGCAGAGGATTGCTTCTGTGATGCAAGAATACACACAGTCTGG GGGTGTACGTCCATTTGGAGTGTCATTGTTAATATGTGGATGGAATGAGGGGCGACCATATTTATTCCAGTCTGATCCATCT GGGGCATACTTTGCATGGAAAGCAACAGCAATGGGGAAAAACTATGTAAATGGAAAGACATTCCTTGAGAAAAG ATACAATGAAGATTTAGAGCTTGAAGATGCTATTCATACTGCTATTTTGACATTAAAG GAAAGTTTTGAAGGACAGATGACTGAAGATAACATAGAAGTTGGCATCTGTAATGAGGCAGGATTTAGAAGACTCACTCCAACTGAAGTTAAGGATTATCTGGCCGCAATCGCCTAA
- the C4H7orf25 gene encoding UPF0415 protein C7orf25 homolog, with amino-acid sequence MSAHSLLYERIVLAKELIKRAEALCRSRKNGIEGGLKLCSKLKAELKFLQKVEAGKVCIKESHLQSTNLTHLQAVIESAENLEDVAGVLHVFTYEDSFGEKQNLVVDVVANNGHTWVKAVGRKAEALHNIWLGRGQYGNKSIIEQAEDFLQASCQQPVQYCSPHIIFAFYNGVSCPMAERLKEMGISVRGDIVAVNPSMKYVKEDLCLSSSESDDGDECFQVTKVDRDTLIASVAFPTMFKVDTCNRVNLDITTLITYVSALSYGGCYFIFKEKVLTEQALQERGESVLPQLEEFMKGKELFACESAIKDFQIILETIGGPGEKYRATLLMDRINVVPDQPSDRASRLVPSSKINSRSLIIFGTGDTLKAITMTANSGFVRAAANQGVKFSVFVHQPRALTESKESSATSLLKQ; translated from the coding sequence ATGTCTGCACATTCCTTGCTGTATGAGAGAATTGTTCTGGCTAAGGAGCTAATTAAAAGAGCCGAAGCTCTTTGCAGATCCCGAAAAAATGGCATTGAAGGTGGATTAAAACTCTGCAGTAAATTAAAGGCAGAATTAAAATTTTTGCAGAAGGTAGAAGCGGGTAAAGTATGCATCAAAGAGTCTCATCTGCAGAGTACAAATCTCACTCATCTGCAAGCTGTCATTGAATCAGCAGAGAACTTGGAGGATGTTGCTGGTGTTCTCCATGTCTTTACTTATGAAGACTCATTTGGTGAAAAACAAAATTTGGTGGTAGATGTAGTTGCAAATAACGGGCACACTTGGGTGAAAGCAGTTGGTCGGAAAGCTGAAGCTCTGCATAACATTTGGTTGGGCAGGGGCCAGTATGGCAACAAGAGCATTATTGAACAAGCAGAGGACTTCCTGCAAGCAAGTTGTCAACAACCAGTACAATACTGCAGCCCAcatattatttttgctttctacAATGGTGTGTCCTGCCCAATGGCAGAAAGGCTGAAAGAGATGGGTATATCTGTGCGGGGGGATATTGTTGCTGTGAACCCATCAATGAAATATGTTAAAGAAGATCTCTGCTTAAGTTCTAGTGAATCCGATGATGGGGATGAATGCTTTCAAGTGACTAAAGTAGATCGAGATACCTTAATAGCCAGTGTTGCGTTTCCTACAATGTTCAAAGTAGATACATGCAATAGGGTTAATTTGGATATTACTACTCTGATTACATATGTCTCAGCCCTAAGCTATGGAGGCTGTtactttattttcaaagaaaaagtcTTAACTGAGCAGGCTTTACAGGAGCGAGGTGAGAGTGTTCTCCCACAACTGGAGGAATTCATGAAAGGCAAAGAATTGTTTGCTTGTGAATCTGCAATCAAAGATTTTCAGATCATCTTAGAAACTATAGGGGGTCCTGGGGAGAAATATAGAGCCACATTACTTATGGATAGAATCAATGTGGTGCCAGATCAACCCTCTGATCGTGCCTCAAGACTAGTGCCTAGCTCTAAAATCAATAGCCGTTCTCTGATCATCTTTGGGACAGGAGATACTTTAAAGGCCATCACTATGACAGCAAACAGTGGCTTTGTTCGGGCAGCAGCCAATCAGGGAGTAAAGTTTAGTGTGTTTGTTCATCAACCAAGGGCACTGACAGAAAGCAAAGAATCTTCTGCAACATCTTTACTAAAGCAGTGA